In Pirellulales bacterium, the sequence TGGCGTTGAGCCGCTTTTTCACGTTTTTGAATTCCTTGGCGTGAATCATGATGTCTTCCGCCGTCCCTTCGGCCCCGGCCAACGGCTGGTGAATCATCACGCGGGCATTCGGCAATGCGCGACGCTTCCCTTTGGCGCCTGCCGTAAGCAACACGGCGCCCATCGAGGCGGCTTGCCCTATGCAATACGTGGCCACGTCGCACGTGACAAACTGCATCGTGTCATAAATGGCCAAACCTGCCGACACGCTGCCGCCAGGCGAATTGATGTACAAGTGAATGTCGGCCTTGGGATCTTCCGATTGCAAAAACAACAATTGGGCCACAACGACGTTGCCG encodes:
- a CDS encoding ATP-dependent Clp protease proteolytic subunit codes for the protein MTLIPFVIEKTGREERAMDIYSRLLKDRIIFLGTAINDEIGNVVVAQLLFLQSEDPKADIHLYINSPGGSVSAGLAIYDTMQFVTCDVATYCIGQAASMGAVLLTAGAKGKRRALPNARVMIHQPLAGAEGTAEDIMIHAKEFKNVKKRLNA